A stretch of the Nicotiana tabacum cultivar K326 chromosome 6, ASM71507v2, whole genome shotgun sequence genome encodes the following:
- the LOC107811989 gene encoding protein MOTHER of FT and TFL1-like has protein sequence MAAKVDPLVVGRVIGDVVDMFVPSVTMSVHFGNKHVTNGCDIKPSIAADPPKITVGGHAADLYTLVMTDPDAPSPSEPNMREWVHWIVTDIPGCSNVARGKEVLGYVGPRPPVGIHRYILVLFRQKAPMPGILQPPLARSHFCTRAFAHQLDLGVPVATVYFNAHKEPANRKR, from the exons ATGGCTGCAAAAGTTGATCCGTTGGTGGTTGGAAGAGTAATTGGGGATGTAGTGGACATGTTCGTGCCCAGTGTCACTATGTCTGTGCACTTTGGCAACAAACATGTTACAAATGGTTGCGATATCAAACCCTCTATTGCGGCTGATCCTCCAAAAATCACCGTGGGTGGCCATGCTGCTGACCTTTACACTCTG GTTATGACGGATCCAGATGCTCCCAGTCCGAGTGAACCAAATATGCGAGAGTGGGTGCATTG GATCGTGACAGACATACCAGGGTGCAGTAACGTCGCTCGAG GGAAGGAGGTATTGGGGTATGTGGGGCCACGTCCGCCGGTGGGGATTCACAGGTACATACTGGTACTTTTCCGACAGAAGGCGCCAATGCCGGGAATTTTGCAGCCGCCACTAGCTAGGTCTCATTTCTGCACTCGGGCGTTTGCGCATCAGCTTGATCTCGGCGTCCCTGTTGCCACTGTTTATTTCAATGCCCATAAGGAGCCAGCAAATAGGAAGCGCTGA